The bacterium genome segment CATAAACTAACTTATCTCCAGGAACATCAAGATCCTTAAGATATGAAGGTTGATTCGCTACACCCAAATTAATTTCGGGTATTCTTGCCGAGTTGGAAAAGAAAGAAACCTTTTTGTTTTTTGATAATGTAAATTTAAAACCAATTGGCGATAGAAAATTTCTATTTTCAATCTGATTTGCAAATGCCATGAGGAGGTTTTATTTGTATTTAGATAAAAAAAGAGGGTTCCGAAGAACCCTCTGACAAACCTTGTGAGTTTAAATCACATGAGGTTGAGAACACGTACTCTCTGGTAGTAACGGTTGTCGTCACTCTTGAGCTTACCTGTGTCTGCACCGCCAGCGGCACTTGCGAATGGGTTCGAGACAATGCCGTAGCGAGTCTTAAAGCCAATCTTAGGCTGGAAGGTGTTCTCTCCAACGGCACGAACCATCTGCAGAGGAACGTATGGGCAGTAGAAGAGTCCTGCGTCATAAGGTGAAGAACCCTTATAACCGACAACGTAATACTGTGAACCATCAGCAGTGCTGTTTGCCGAATAAGGATCGATGTATACACGATACTTACCAGCAAGAACACCAGCGAAGGTGTTACCAGTGTCGTCAACGTTGAGGTTAGCGTTCAGAGCAGGGGTGTAATCAAGTACGCCTGCCATGGTGAGGGCGGAAGCAACGTCTGCAGAGCAGAGAATCATGTTGCCCTTTCCTCTACGAGTTCTCTGGGCGATGCGGTTTGCATCTCTCTCGATCTGGAAGATGAGACCCTTGAACTTCTCAACGCTCCAACGTCCATTGGAGTCAACGTCGAGGTCGAATACACCAGCGTTAGCAACGTTGGTTTGTGCGCCCTTCTCAGCAACCTTATAGATGGTTCTGATAACTTCGCGGTTGATCTCAGCCAGAATCTCAGTGGAGAGAATGTTGGCGAGTTCTGCTTCAGCGTTCAGACCGTGGATTGCCTTGAGGTCTTGAGCGAGTTCTAATGAGTACTCAGCTTTCAGAGCTCTTGACTTGGCGGTAACGG includes the following:
- a CDS encoding ATP-binding protein; the encoded protein is MQGFNAEHLQEKWAPILNHEGLGGIQDAHKRMVTAVLLENQERMLREEREFLSEAPTNATGSSGATAGFSAGASSPTAGFDPVLISLIRRAMPNLVAYDLAGVQPMNGPTGLIFAMRSRYTSQSGTEALFDEADTGFSNSGISTSNSYVAGSDGAAAGFGTAQSGSNPGILNPNANTTNYSVGQGMNTEYAEELGAAQSFNEMAFSIEKVTVTAKSRALKAEYSLELAQDLKAIHGLNAEAELANILSTEILAEINREVIRTIYKVAEKGAQTNVANAGVFDLDVDSNGRWSVEKFKGLIFQIERDANRIAQRTRRGKGNMILCSADVASALTMAGVLDYTPALNANLNVDDTGNTFAGVLAGKYRVYIDPYSANSTADGSQYYVVGYKGSSPYDAGLFYCPYVPLQMVRAVGENTFQPKIGFKTRYGIVSNPFASAAGGADTGKLKSDDNRYYQRVRVLNLM